One genomic window of Malaciobacter molluscorum LMG 25693 includes the following:
- a CDS encoding M20 family metallopeptidase, producing the protein MTYLEDLEKIVKINSYTKNKAGVDNVSKYMTKWLLELGFTHKIFKRKKIGNHNLYTTKKTKGKKILLLGHNDTVFPPNTFESFKEDEKYIYGPGVCDMKGGNIVALQALRNIYKKNKQIRNIDFFLVSDEESGSDDSKLISKKIAKNYDICLVFEAAGKNLEVVTARKGVGTFNIKCKGKASHAGTSYTKGIDANHEASYKMQKLIALTDLKKGTTVNVGKVEGGIGANIISPYSELLLEIRFSSTEEKDRLLNNLKEITHTSYIKGTKSKLNGLIQRDVMQENQKQLDFIKELEKITQTKIKTEHRGGVSDANIFSSCNVITIDGLGPYGLYDHTKKEKALKSSFEQRIDFITKTLLYFQK; encoded by the coding sequence ATGACTTATCTAGAAGATTTAGAAAAAATAGTTAAAATCAATTCATATACTAAAAATAAAGCTGGAGTTGATAATGTCTCAAAATATATGACAAAATGGCTTTTAGAATTGGGATTTACACATAAAATATTTAAAAGAAAAAAAATAGGAAACCATAATCTTTATACAACAAAGAAAACTAAGGGTAAAAAAATACTACTTCTTGGTCATAATGATACAGTTTTTCCTCCAAATACATTTGAATCATTTAAAGAAGATGAAAAATATATTTATGGGCCAGGTGTTTGTGATATGAAAGGTGGAAATATCGTAGCACTTCAAGCACTAAGAAATATATATAAAAAAAATAAACAAATAAGAAATATCGATTTTTTTCTTGTTAGTGATGAAGAATCTGGAAGTGATGATTCAAAATTAATTAGTAAAAAAATTGCTAAAAATTATGACATATGTTTGGTATTTGAAGCAGCAGGAAAAAATCTAGAAGTGGTAACTGCAAGAAAAGGTGTAGGAACTTTTAACATAAAATGCAAAGGGAAAGCTTCCCATGCAGGAACTTCATATACAAAAGGTATTGATGCTAATCATGAAGCTTCATATAAAATGCAAAAATTAATAGCTCTAACTGATTTAAAAAAAGGAACAACAGTTAATGTGGGTAAAGTTGAAGGAGGAATTGGAGCTAATATTATCTCACCATATTCAGAACTTCTTCTTGAAATTAGATTTTCATCTACAGAAGAAAAAGATAGATTATTAAATAATCTAAAAGAAATTACCCATACTTCATATATAAAAGGAACCAAATCAAAATTAAATGGACTAATACAAAGAGATGTAATGCAAGAGAATCAAAAACAATTAGATTTTATAAAAGAACTAGAAAAAATTACACAAACTAAAATTAAAACTGAACATCGTGGAGGAGTAAGTGATGCAAATATCTTTTCATCTTGTAATGTTATTACTATTGATGGATTAGGCCCTTATGGTTTATATGACCATACTAAAAAAGAAAAAGCGTTGAAGTCTAGTTTTGAACAAAGAATTGATTTTATTACTAAGACTTTATTATATTTCCAAAAATAA
- a CDS encoding argininosuccinate synthase → MSKKEVKKVVLAYSGGLDTSIILKWLQDEYNAEVITFTADLGQGEEVEPARKKALAMGIKPENIFILDIKEEFVKDYVFPMFRANAIYEGEYLLGTSIARPLISKKQIEIANKMGADAVAHGATGKGNDQVRFELGYLGLNPEITVIAPWREWDLNSREKLLAYAKENGIEIAKKHLDENGNPAVSPYSMDANLLHISYEGLALEDPSAEPDESMWLWTNSPEEAPDKAEYITISYKNGDPVAINGEEMSPATILKTLNEYGNKHGIGRIDIVENRYVGMKARGCYETPGGTIMLKAHRAIESITLDREAAHLKDELMPKYAKLIYSGYWFSPEREMLQAAIDETQKNVEGTVKLKLYKGNVIVVGRESKKSLFSEAHSTFEEDEVYNQKDAEGFIKLNALRFIIAGQKRK, encoded by the coding sequence ATGAGCAAAAAAGAAGTAAAAAAAGTTGTTTTAGCATATAGTGGAGGTTTAGATACTTCTATTATTTTAAAATGGCTACAAGATGAATATAATGCAGAAGTTATTACTTTTACAGCTGATTTAGGACAGGGAGAAGAAGTAGAGCCAGCTAGAAAAAAAGCATTGGCTATGGGAATAAAACCTGAAAATATTTTTATTTTAGATATAAAAGAAGAATTTGTTAAAGATTATGTATTCCCAATGTTTAGAGCAAATGCTATATATGAAGGTGAATATTTATTAGGAACTTCAATTGCCAGACCTCTTATCTCTAAAAAACAAATTGAAATTGCAAATAAAATGGGTGCTGACGCAGTTGCTCATGGAGCGACGGGTAAAGGAAATGACCAAGTAAGATTTGAATTAGGTTATTTAGGATTAAACCCAGAAATTACAGTTATTGCTCCATGGAGAGAATGGGATTTAAATTCAAGAGAAAAATTATTAGCTTATGCTAAAGAAAATGGTATTGAAATTGCAAAAAAACATTTAGATGAAAATGGAAATCCTGCAGTTAGTCCATATTCAATGGATGCAAATCTTTTACATATCTCTTATGAGGGATTAGCATTAGAAGATCCAAGTGCAGAACCAGATGAATCTATGTGGTTATGGACAAACTCACCAGAAGAAGCACCAGATAAAGCTGAATATATTACAATTTCATATAAAAATGGTGATCCAGTTGCTATTAATGGAGAAGAAATGTCTCCTGCAACTATATTAAAAACATTAAATGAATATGGAAATAAACATGGTATCGGAAGAATTGATATTGTTGAGAATAGATATGTAGGTATGAAAGCAAGAGGTTGTTATGAAACTCCAGGTGGAACAATCATGCTTAAAGCTCATAGAGCAATTGAATCAATTACATTAGATAGAGAAGCTGCTCATTTAAAAGATGAATTAATGCCTAAATATGCAAAACTAATCTATAGTGGTTATTGGTTCTCTCCTGAAAGAGAAATGCTTCAAGCTGCAATTGATGAAACTCAAAAAAATGTAGAAGGTACAGTAAAACTAAAACTTTATAAGGGAAATGTAATTGTAGTTGGTAGAGAATCTAAAAAATCATTATTCTCTGAAGCTCACTCTACTTTTGAAGAAGATGAAGTTTATAATCAAAAAGATGCAGAAGGATTTATTAAACTTAATGCCTTAAGATTTATTATCGCTGGACAAAAAAGAAAATAA
- a CDS encoding S4 domain-containing protein, producing the protein MRCDKFLNAVNITKRRAVAEDMLAHQVVFVNNSPVKKSKEIKVGDIIEIRYLERSDKFKVLQIPTTKSTPKSKMDEYVEKL; encoded by the coding sequence ATGAGATGTGATAAATTTTTAAATGCAGTAAATATAACGAAAAGAAGAGCAGTTGCAGAAGATATGCTTGCCCATCAAGTTGTCTTTGTTAATAATTCTCCTGTAAAAAAATCTAAGGAGATAAAAGTAGGGGATATAATAGAAATTAGATATTTAGAAAGAAGTGATAAGTTTAAAGTTTTGCAAATCCCAACAACAAAATCTACTCCTAAATCAAAAATGGATGAATATGTTGAAAAATTATAA
- the trpD gene encoding anthranilate phosphoribosyltransferase yields MFNLAKLKFDDIFENRLSQDEVRDYLIELYKRGETAAEIAAAASAMREHMIPLAIDYELKSKTIDVVGTGGDKSYSFNISSTVSILLASCGSYVAKHGNRSITSKSGSADMLEFLGINLNLTSPKLVTMLEETGFCFMFAANHHPAMKYIMPIRKSIDHRTIFNILGPLSNPASVSKQMVGVFSKDYVGKLTDALNMLDTKRAMVVSSNDGMDEISISDITFANSLINGKIEEFEIDPQLLGFKLSSKDSIVGGDAKINAKITKDILENKITDSKLDIVLLNAAASLVVDDKARDMKEGIEIARNAILSGKSKKKLEEIIKISNQLIK; encoded by the coding sequence ATGTTTAACTTAGCAAAATTAAAATTTGATGATATATTTGAAAATAGATTAAGTCAAGATGAAGTTAGAGATTATTTAATCGAATTATATAAAAGAGGTGAAACAGCTGCAGAAATAGCTGCAGCTGCAAGCGCTATGAGAGAACATATGATTCCTTTAGCAATTGATTATGAGTTGAAATCCAAAACAATAGATGTTGTAGGAACAGGTGGAGATAAAAGTTATAGTTTTAATATTTCTAGTACAGTTTCAATACTTCTTGCATCTTGTGGATCTTATGTAGCAAAACATGGAAATAGAAGTATCACTAGCAAAAGTGGTAGTGCAGATATGTTGGAATTTTTAGGTATTAATTTAAATTTAACTTCTCCAAAACTTGTTACAATGCTTGAAGAAACTGGATTTTGTTTTATGTTCGCAGCAAATCATCATCCTGCTATGAAATATATAATGCCAATTAGAAAATCTATAGATCATAGAACTATATTCAATATATTAGGACCTTTATCAAATCCTGCTTCTGTATCTAAACAAATGGTAGGTGTATTTTCCAAAGATTATGTTGGAAAATTAACTGATGCATTAAATATGTTAGATACAAAAAGAGCTATGGTTGTTAGTTCAAATGATGGAATGGATGAAATTTCAATATCTGATATAACATTTGCTAATTCATTAATAAATGGTAAAATTGAAGAGTTTGAGATAGATCCTCAACTTTTAGGTTTTAAATTATCATCAAAAGACTCTATTGTTGGAGGAGATGCAAAAATAAATGCAAAAATAACAAAAGATATTTTAGAAAATAAAATAACTGATTCTAAACTTGATATTGTACTATTAAATGCTGCTGCATCATTAGTAGTTGATGATAAAGCAAGAGATATGAAAGAAGGCATAGAAATTGCAAGAAATGCTATTTTAAGTGGGAAATCAAAAAAGAAATTAGAAGAGATTATTAAAATTTCAAATCAATTAATAAAGTAG
- the tsaE gene encoding tRNA (adenosine(37)-N6)-threonylcarbamoyltransferase complex ATPase subunit type 1 TsaE, translating to MQKEFELKLENIDKVVNFLKDLLIEKKDCVVLLCGDLASGKTTLVKNFVKSYGVEDLVTSPTFSIQTIYSNDLYHYDVYNKGLQEFISLGLLEEFEKSGLHFVEWGDERLEELLISYGFNVITVKIEKKDNKRQYKIYA from the coding sequence TTGCAAAAAGAGTTTGAATTAAAATTAGAAAATATTGATAAAGTTGTAAACTTTTTAAAAGATTTATTAATAGAAAAAAAAGATTGTGTAGTATTATTATGTGGAGACTTAGCAAGTGGTAAAACAACACTTGTTAAGAATTTTGTAAAAAGTTATGGAGTTGAAGATTTAGTGACATCACCTACTTTTTCTATACAAACTATTTATTCAAATGATTTATATCATTATGATGTTTATAATAAAGGTTTGCAAGAGTTTATTTCTTTAGGTTTATTAGAAGAATTTGAGAAATCTGGACTTCACTTTGTAGAGTGGGGTGACGAAAGACTAGAAGAGTTACTTATTTCATATGGTTTTAATGTAATAACAGTAAAAATTGAAAAAAAAGATAATAAAAGGCAATATAAAATTTATGCATAA
- the lptB gene encoding LPS export ABC transporter ATP-binding protein, producing MHKLEIKDITKKIKKTEILHGISLEVNSGEIVGLLGPNGAGKTTTFYTVCGLVKPTSGDVYFDNMNITNLPLHQRALKGIGYLPQESSIFKDLSVEDNLFLAAEVITKDKDEQHRRVEELLEIFNIEPIRKRKGISLSGGERRRTEIARALVSKPKFLLLDEPFAGVDPIAVKDIQEIIHQLTQIGIGVLITDHNVRETLQICDRAYVMKNGSLLASGKSEEIKSDGSVRQHYLGEDFNF from the coding sequence ATGCATAAATTAGAAATAAAAGATATAACAAAAAAAATTAAAAAAACCGAAATATTACATGGTATTTCTTTAGAAGTAAATAGTGGCGAAATTGTTGGACTTTTAGGCCCGAATGGAGCAGGAAAAACTACTACATTTTATACTGTATGTGGATTAGTAAAACCTACAAGTGGAGATGTATATTTTGATAATATGAATATAACAAATCTTCCTTTACATCAAAGAGCATTAAAAGGAATAGGATATTTACCACAAGAATCATCTATTTTTAAAGATTTAAGTGTTGAAGATAATCTATTTTTAGCAGCTGAAGTTATAACAAAAGATAAAGATGAGCAACATAGAAGAGTAGAAGAATTGTTAGAAATATTTAATATTGAGCCAATTAGAAAAAGAAAAGGTATTTCTTTATCTGGAGGAGAAAGAAGAAGAACAGAAATTGCAAGGGCTTTAGTTTCTAAACCAAAATTCTTATTATTAGATGAACCTTTTGCTGGTGTTGATCCAATTGCTGTAAAAGATATTCAAGAAATTATTCATCAATTAACACAAATTGGTATTGGAGTTTTAATAACTGATCATAATGTAAGAGAGACTCTTCAAATTTGTGATAGAGCATATGTAATGAAAAATGGTTCATTATTAGCTTCAGGGAAAAGTGAAGAGATTAAAAGTGATGGAAGTGTTAGACAACACTACTTAGGGGAAGATTTTAATTTTTAG
- a CDS encoding GGDEF domain-containing response regulator — MNKEILKNIKVLYVEDEDDVREFTGKTIKAIVKDIIITKDGKEGLEAYLNNKDIDLIVTDINMPRMGGLEMCKEIKRINKEVPIVITSAHNDPIFLKQAIDVGVSAYAMKPIDLYQLIESMIKAVEPIFLRNQLKEINLSLEERVEEGVKKIKSILDAQDNIVFVSNTKTITNVNKKFLEFFDVNSLEEFLMKSPCISSYFKEDKGCFNLKSITGIEKNWIKYLINLNEVDRIVKIVNKNGEDRVFTINIDDYKQNDFYIVSLTDITELKEKSNLLEYQANHDLLTGLFNRQKFHEIFGKEIRRDKRYQNELSLIIFDIDNFKIFNDKYGHNIGDEVLKFIAQIVSKNVREHDTVVRWGVEEFIVLLPETNIAGAIKVAEKIRVALENFQDKTIPEKITASFGVTTLSKEDNESSFIQKANDALYEAKIQGRNRVISKN; from the coding sequence ATGAATAAAGAGATACTTAAAAATATTAAAGTTTTATATGTTGAAGATGAAGATGATGTTAGAGAATTTACAGGCAAAACAATAAAAGCTATAGTTAAAGATATTATAATTACAAAAGATGGCAAAGAAGGTTTAGAAGCATATTTAAATAATAAAGATATTGATTTAATTGTTACAGACATTAATATGCCTAGAATGGGTGGATTAGAGATGTGCAAAGAAATCAAAAGAATTAATAAAGAAGTACCAATTGTTATTACAAGTGCACACAATGATCCAATATTTTTAAAACAAGCAATTGATGTAGGTGTTAGTGCTTATGCCATGAAACCCATAGATTTATATCAATTAATAGAAAGCATGATAAAAGCAGTTGAACCTATTTTTTTAAGAAATCAATTAAAAGAGATTAATTTATCTTTAGAAGAGAGAGTTGAAGAAGGCGTAAAAAAAATAAAATCAATTTTAGATGCACAAGATAATATCGTATTTGTTAGCAATACAAAAACAATTACAAACGTAAATAAAAAATTTTTAGAATTTTTTGATGTAAATTCACTAGAAGAATTTTTAATGAAATCTCCATGTATAAGCTCTTATTTTAAAGAAGATAAAGGTTGTTTTAATTTAAAAAGTATAACTGGAATTGAAAAAAACTGGATTAAATATTTAATTAATTTAAATGAAGTTGATAGAATTGTAAAAATTGTAAATAAAAATGGTGAAGATAGAGTTTTTACGATTAATATTGATGACTATAAACAAAATGATTTTTATATAGTATCTCTAACTGATATTACAGAATTAAAAGAAAAATCAAACCTTTTAGAATATCAAGCCAATCATGATTTATTAACTGGACTATTTAACAGACAAAAGTTTCATGAAATTTTTGGCAAAGAGATAAGAAGAGATAAAAGATACCAAAATGAACTATCTTTAATTATTTTTGATATTGATAACTTTAAAATATTTAATGACAAATATGGTCATAATATAGGAGATGAAGTTCTTAAATTTATTGCTCAAATTGTATCTAAAAATGTAAGAGAACATGATACTGTTGTAAGATGGGGTGTAGAAGAGTTTATTGTACTACTTCCTGAAACTAATATTGCTGGTGCAATAAAAGTTGCAGAAAAAATAAGAGTAGCTCTTGAAAATTTTCAAGATAAAACTATACCAGAAAAAATAACAGCTAGTTTTGGTGTTACAACACTTTCTAAAGAAGATAATGAAAGTAGCTTCATACAAAAAGCAAATGATGCTTTATATGAAGCAAAAATACAAGGAAGAAATAGAGTTATTTCTAAAAATTAA
- a CDS encoding EAL domain-containing protein, with translation MHFDVLIADKELINNKKLIVKTRNELINVNLHLSISKEEILKKTFSLNLLIIDINVKDSLEITKKCLDCDIDVIFIIENKNNLDIAYNIDVFDFIYKPIYLNKLIFKINHYVKIREREKEILKQKEFSSIILNNIATPIFLTDSEKFLFANKNFLKTLNIKNIEQLNNKYQNVISIFEKREGYLFEDKNENWINLLTSNNELKVIIKTFENKEKIYKIQGNYLKENKNYLIFLEDITLELEYKNKLKNLFYTDSLTKKPNRAKLIDELQHNEKNINSLAILDITSFKEINDFFGNRVGDIVLIELAKIIENCIIEYKNIHLYKFHSDTYCITGENIGKNNFLTIIKKIIETVYTTVINHDKYEIDTRIRAGISFSDKNNKLITADLALQAAKKDNKEYLVFYEKLDNLKEYENNMRWTRKLKNALSNDDIILYYQPLINNKTMQIDKYECLVRMIDEDKIISPFFFLDISKKSNQYTKITKIVIDKAFKKFSNLNYEFSVNISYEDIENPNFLEYIKSKLLQYNVKNKVVFEILEDESIKNYDILIQFIEDLKSLGCKVAIDDFGSGYSNFEHILKMNIDYLKIDASIVKNIEKDKNSYKITKTIIEFAKNLGVKTIAEYVENEEIFKIVKNLGADYSQGFYFSEPKENPEINKFN, from the coding sequence ATGCATTTCGATGTTTTAATTGCAGATAAAGAATTAATTAATAATAAAAAACTAATTGTTAAGACAAGAAATGAGTTGATAAATGTAAATTTACATTTATCAATATCAAAAGAAGAAATATTAAAAAAAACATTTTCTTTAAATCTTCTCATAATTGATATAAATGTAAAAGACTCTTTAGAAATTACAAAAAAATGTCTTGATTGTGATATTGATGTTATTTTTATAATTGAGAATAAAAATAATTTAGATATCGCTTATAATATTGATGTTTTTGATTTTATCTACAAACCAATATATTTAAACAAGCTTATTTTTAAAATTAATCATTATGTAAAAATAAGAGAAAGAGAAAAAGAGATATTAAAACAAAAAGAATTCTCTTCAATTATCTTAAATAATATTGCAACTCCAATTTTTTTAACAGATAGTGAAAAGTTTTTATTTGCAAATAAAAACTTTTTAAAAACATTAAATATAAAGAATATTGAACAATTAAATAATAAATATCAAAATGTAATTAGTATATTTGAAAAAAGAGAAGGTTATTTATTTGAAGATAAAAATGAAAATTGGATAAATCTATTAACATCTAATAATGAATTAAAAGTAATTATAAAAACTTTTGAAAACAAAGAAAAGATATATAAAATACAAGGAAATTATTTAAAAGAGAATAAAAATTATCTAATATTTTTAGAAGATATTACGCTAGAATTAGAATATAAAAATAAACTAAAGAATCTTTTTTATACTGATAGTTTAACAAAAAAACCGAATAGAGCTAAATTAATAGATGAACTTCAACATAATGAAAAAAACATAAACTCTCTTGCAATACTAGATATTACTTCTTTTAAAGAGATTAATGATTTTTTTGGAAATAGAGTTGGTGATATTGTTTTGATTGAACTTGCAAAAATTATTGAAAATTGCATAATAGAGTATAAAAATATACATTTATATAAATTTCATTCTGATACTTATTGTATAACAGGTGAAAATATAGGGAAAAATAATTTTTTAACTATTATAAAAAAAATTATAGAAACTGTATATACTACAGTTATTAATCATGATAAATATGAAATTGATACGAGAATTAGAGCAGGTATTTCATTTTCTGATAAGAATAATAAACTTATCACTGCAGATTTAGCTTTACAAGCAGCCAAAAAAGATAATAAAGAGTATTTAGTTTTTTATGAAAAACTTGATAATTTAAAAGAGTATGAAAATAATATGAGATGGACAAGAAAGTTAAAAAATGCTCTTAGCAATGATGATATAATACTTTATTATCAACCTTTAATAAATAATAAAACAATGCAAATAGATAAATATGAATGTTTAGTAAGAATGATAGATGAAGATAAAATTATCTCACCTTTTTTCTTTTTAGATATTTCTAAAAAATCTAATCAATATACAAAAATCACAAAAATAGTAATAGATAAGGCTTTTAAAAAATTTAGTAATCTAAATTATGAGTTTTCAGTAAATATATCTTATGAAGATATAGAAAACCCAAATTTTTTAGAATATATTAAATCAAAACTGTTACAATATAATGTCAAAAACAAAGTAGTATTTGAAATTCTTGAAGATGAAAGTATTAAAAATTACGATATACTAATACAATTTATTGAAGATTTAAAAAGTTTAGGTTGTAAAGTTGCCATTGATGATTTTGGTTCTGGGTATTCCAATTTTGAACACATTTTAAAAATGAATATAGATTATCTAAAGATTGATGCTTCAATTGTGAAAAATATTGAAAAAGATAAAAATTCATATAAAATTACTAAAACAATAATTGAATTTGCCAAAAACCTAGGAGTAAAAACTATTGCCGAATATGTTGAAAATGAAGAAATTTTTAAAATAGTAAAAAACCTAGGAGCAGATTATTCACAAGGTTTTTATTTTTCAGAACCTAAAGAGAATCCTGAAATAAATAAGTTTAACTAA
- the kdsB gene encoding 3-deoxy-manno-octulosonate cytidylyltransferase, protein MIIIPARLNSSRFENKILADILGLPMVIKTATQVSSLDKVVIATDSLEVLDLAKSHNFEAVLTSNKHQSGTDRINEAVNKLDLNDNEIIINVQADEPFIEPEVVKAVINRVQEVIKNNENTMIVSCYKQINSNLADDPNHVKVVLDENSNAIYFSRAKVPYNRDYYEDAQYCGHLGIYGFTKKSLNKFCSLKQSKLENIEKLEQLRAIDNGYNIAMVKVESKSFGIDTEKDLENALKIFKK, encoded by the coding sequence ATGATAATAATACCAGCAAGATTAAATTCAAGTAGATTTGAAAATAAAATATTAGCAGATATATTAGGTTTACCTATGGTAATTAAAACAGCTACTCAAGTTAGTAGTTTAGATAAAGTTGTGATTGCAACTGATTCTTTAGAAGTATTAGATTTAGCAAAATCACATAACTTTGAAGCTGTATTAACATCAAACAAACATCAAAGTGGTACAGATAGAATTAATGAAGCTGTAAATAAATTAGATTTAAATGACAATGAAATTATTATTAATGTACAAGCTGATGAGCCATTTATAGAACCAGAAGTTGTAAAAGCTGTAATAAATAGAGTACAAGAAGTAATAAAAAATAATGAAAATACTATGATTGTAAGTTGTTATAAACAAATTAATTCAAATCTTGCAGATGATCCAAATCATGTAAAAGTAGTATTAGATGAAAATTCAAATGCAATATATTTTTCAAGGGCAAAAGTTCCATACAATAGAGACTATTATGAAGATGCTCAATATTGTGGACATTTAGGTATTTATGGTTTTACAAAAAAAAGTTTGAATAAATTTTGTTCATTAAAACAATCAAAACTTGAAAATATTGAAAAACTTGAACAATTAAGAGCAATTGACAATGGTTATAACATTGCAATGGTAAAAGTTGAATCAAAATCTTTTGGTATTGATACAGAAAAAGATTTAGAAAATGCATTAAAAATATTTAAAAAATAA
- a CDS encoding PAS domain-containing sensor histidine kinase, with protein sequence MSEELDIIKLKRNNDELKEIINNSWDGIGIIDLTGKFIYFNNAFIPILGYTKEELTNKSFISLIKNDYKKPFVELMKKNLTNRYDSDINIVCIRKDKQKVYLKITLSTMLNKKFFVINTKDITKEISDDEILDNYVASMHVNTAGIITEISSAFSLLSGYEQDELINKSHSIIKASQKDEDIFDEILVYTLESKEWKGKIKAKRKNGTFFWIDIKTKPTFNKYGDITGYTSLIFDITNEINLNVETKNLQKEVIQKDNILLQQSKLAVMTETLQMLSHEWRQPLNIISIRAQKLELDLSLGEEQNTEDTIEILRQIKDDAQKLSNTIEEFQSFVKIKSEKDDIIAKDIILKAIDIITKDEETKDINFIKEIMDIPTFKSYENEITTILVNILINAKEAIIKNNIKNPVIKLKCYYSNNTVFFEISDNAGGIKEDIINKIFEPYFSTKPFQHGVGLGLYTCKIIIEMHLMGTITVSNHNSGATFNIALPI encoded by the coding sequence ATGTCAGAAGAACTCGATATTATAAAGTTAAAACGTAATAATGATGAACTTAAAGAGATAATTAATAATTCATGGGATGGAATAGGAATTATTGATTTAACAGGCAAGTTTATCTACTTTAATAATGCTTTTATTCCTATTTTAGGATACACAAAAGAGGAGTTAACGAATAAAAGCTTCATTTCTTTAATAAAAAATGATTATAAAAAACCTTTCGTTGAGCTAATGAAAAAAAATCTTACAAATAGATATGACTCTGATATAAATATTGTTTGTATAAGAAAAGACAAACAAAAAGTCTATTTAAAGATTACTTTATCTACAATGTTAAACAAAAAGTTCTTTGTTATTAATACAAAAGATATTACAAAAGAGATTTCAGATGATGAAATTTTAGATAATTACGTTGCTTCAATGCATGTAAATACAGCAGGAATAATTACTGAAATAAGTTCTGCTTTTAGTTTATTAAGTGGTTATGAACAAGATGAATTAATAAACAAGAGCCATTCTATAATAAAAGCTTCACAAAAAGATGAAGATATATTTGATGAAATATTAGTTTATACTTTAGAATCAAAAGAATGGAAAGGTAAAATAAAAGCAAAAAGAAAAAATGGTACTTTTTTTTGGATAGATATAAAAACAAAACCTACGTTTAATAAATATGGAGATATTACAGGATATACATCACTGATCTTTGATATCACAAATGAAATCAACTTAAATGTAGAAACAAAAAACTTACAAAAAGAGGTAATACAAAAAGACAATATTTTATTACAACAATCAAAACTTGCTGTTATGACTGAGACTTTACAAATGTTGTCTCATGAATGGCGTCAACCTCTTAATATTATATCAATTAGAGCACAAAAACTTGAACTTGATTTATCTTTAGGAGAAGAACAAAATACTGAAGATACTATAGAAATTTTAAGACAAATTAAAGATGATGCACAAAAACTTTCAAATACAATAGAAGAATTTCAAAGTTTTGTAAAAATAAAAAGTGAGAAAGATGATATTATTGCAAAAGATATCATTTTAAAAGCTATTGATATAATAACAAAAGATGAAGAGACAAAAGATATTAATTTCATAAAAGAAATCATGGATATACCAACTTTTAAATCATACGAAAATGAGATAACAACAATTTTAGTAAATATATTAATAAATGCAAAAGAAGCAATTATTAAAAATAATATAAAAAACCCAGTTATAAAACTTAAATGTTATTATTCTAATAATACAGTATTCTTTGAAATAAGTGATAATGCTGGAGGAATAAAAGAAGATATAATTAATAAAATATTTGAACCTTATTTTTCAACAAAACCTTTTCAACATGGAGTTGGTTTAGGATTATATACATGTAAAATAATAATAGAGATGCACTTAATGGGAACAATAACTGTATCGAATCATAATAGTGGAGCTACTTTTAATATAGCTTTACCAATATAA